GAGCTACTCAAATTAGTAACATACATGGATTATGTATGTGCATGCTTTTGTCTAGACACACCCACATTAATTGGAAAAAGGCTTTCGTTTAGATATGAACTATATACATTGGCTAGAGATCAGGGCAAAAGGCATTTGCCTATCTATCTAGGTGGTTCAAGAGATAGATGCTGTCATTAGATAACAGCATTAATATAATCAATAAGcctcattcacttcatctacttatatcttattttttttaaagaaaaagaaataaaaattggGGTTTTGAGGGGGGAGCTGGGTGAGATCTCAGACCTAACTAGTTGTTTGTGACTGTGAGCAGTTATCTGTAGCTATCTGCTTCCCTCATTAGTATCCCAAGTCAGCTTCACATTTGCTACACTAGGATTTTAGTTTTCAAACTATCAACTCCACTTGTAGCATCACTCTAAATACCTTGTCCAATTGCAGCCTTGTGAAGCAGTTGAAAATTATTGACACTGTTACTAGAGGCTCCTTGATTTTAGAATACATATTTAATTTGGAGAAGAAGTGTAGGTGAATATGTAGATGTATATTTTCTCAGCTCTCGTCGGAATAATAGTTGTTGGATAATCTGGTGATTACTTTTACATTACAAGGATGCTGCTTTAACtgattattttgttattttaagctTTTAAGCTTAAAGAAAGCCATGAGATAAGTTGACCATGCAGCACAAGCCCTACACTTCTGGCCAAGCTGCACCATTGTTTTGTTGTTTTGCAAGGGCTTCGCCGGATCTGATTGACCACTGAAGTGCCTTGATTTCAATCTGCTTGGGAATTTCCAAGTTCTCTTTGTATTGTCCTCAATGTGGATGTGAGTTATATATGAAGTCTTGTGTTACTGTGGTTCTGTTCCATCAAAGGCTAGGGAAAGCAATCATATGTCTTTCTTCCTTGGCTTGGACGAAGGAAACGAGATAGTTGTCAGATGATAAACGAACCACATCTAAAAGCGACATCCAATACAGGAGGGTTGATTGAGACTTTGCGGCATTTTATTgcagaatcagcaatgattctTGAATTAGCCATTAATTAGTATGGTTTGTATTTTTAGCATTTGCTAACTTTTAATCTTCTTCATATTAGTAGTCTTTGTCTCATTTTTTTGTATGTATGTACTTTGAGATGTTTTTATCCATGGCTACTTGCATGGAACCACTTCTTGTTATTTGGAACTATCTTTGCAGATAAAGATGAATAGATGTGAACTTTTGGAGAACAAAACGGTTACGACTCTCACTCTAGTTGGTATTGGTAGGTAGGTATTGTATAAAATTCCATATAGCTTTGATACcatgtaaaaaaaaatctaactaaGACCAACAAATATCGAACAACCATATTTTCCAATTATCACTTCACGCAATACTTGAAATCATGCATCTATACATTTGTGTGTACCCTAATTAGCACTCGAGCATTTTCTTCTGCTATGATATCTATGAATTTTCACTCAAACACGCGCACCTCGAGCATACTTGTACCTACAAGGCTCACTCTTAGCTTTATGCACCTGCACATACTAGATTTCTTTGAATATGGAACCAATTTCCATGCTTCTTGCTTGATCAAGAAAGCAACTGGTGCTACATCATATGTAGCATCTTCTAGctatttaatttttagagtagcCTCAAGATTATCTTTGTAGACATATTAGGATCCGACTGCAAGCCCTAACCTACTTGCTCTTCAAGCCGAGAGAAAACTAGGAAAATAATTAGCTTACCTTTCTCATGCTTCAAAATCAAGAATACCCAAGTCTTCTTGAGCTCATCATCATCTCAAATATCCATAAAGTTCCTCTGATCCACCATAACTAGAAGATAAAGTATTGTTCTACTTTTTCCATCGCAAAAATTAAGAGCGCAGTAGTAGAAGACTTAGCTGATAAGATATGTTTGCTCAAGTGCACAAAAAATCATAGATGGTGTCCAAATGCTTGCATATAAGCATGGAGAATTACAAGAAGCTCAAGAACACTGCAAAGTCATAAATGCAATAAACCACCATAGCACTCAAAATACCTGCCAGAAAAAATCTTGGCTCTAATCCCAAGTACGAAATTCCATCTAACTCTGATACCAtgcataaaatttataaatcatgTAATAGCATACAACATAATGATACGGTTACTTGTAGAGTAATATTGACCAGCCTTGGATCATCAAGAACAAGCAccaattataatatatagaAAAAGATTATGAGAAAATTAAAGTTGAGAAGGATAAATCCAGAGACAAAAGATAGGTAAATTTTATTGATAAATGAAATGTACAAAATTGGATCAAAGTTTTTGGCTTCTACTCCTTAAAAAAAAGGTTTCATAAAATCTCTCTCTAATAGTGCGCGCATCAAGAACTAGAGCACTCTACTTCTAACAAGCCACAAAGATTGTTTTGGAAGCTAAGAACGATCTTCGTACTCAAACTAGAATATTATTGATTgcatatttaaaataatttttttaagccTATCCGCACTTCGAAGCCAACTTTTGCTCGAGCTCAAATCCAAATCACTtcgatctctcttttttttttttttgatgaagaaaGAGGCAAAACCATTCAgcctttgttaaaaaaaaaagtttacataaattatttataaaaaatttataaaaaatatatataaaagagcgataaatattttttataaaagataGTGATTTGTAAGTAGACTTGCTAAATTATTGAATAAGCCAAACAACCTCACCAATGATTTGAAGGAAAAATTCACTATCTCAGCTAGAAAAATTAACAGGTATCAGGTGGCTCTGGAAAATAAATTGCAGACAAGCCTTCCGGATTTCTCTGGTGTTTGATGGGCTGACGTGGAACGGTCAGTGGTGGTAGGGAGAGGGGGCCCACTCTTAAGGCCCCAAGCCTCAGTCACAGACCGAGAGCAAACAAGTGTCACGAGGTGAGAGGGATAGGGGAGCAATCACTTCGAGTGGGACCTGAGGTAGGTTGCCTCGCACTTGGAAAGTCTATAATGATGAATGATTGAATTGAATGGCTTCTTGTCAATTATAATTCCCCAAGGTTaaattttgtttgcttttttttttttaaccatgtTTTTTCTTGTATATTTCTATTTAGTCATCAATAAGATTTTAATGTTACAGGACATTTTTCTTAGCTAGGTCTTGAACTAAAGTAGGTTTGAGACTGAAAAACTGCATATAATTATGTGAGATGAAGATTTAAATGTTTTCATAAAAGTCTATTtggatatttttatagaattagACTAAAAGTTTCTGTAGAATGCATGGATAGAGCCATCTGTTTAAGCATGACACTATATCTGCTGAATACCATCCAACCTAAATTCtatgaataaaaaattatatatatatatatatatatatatattttatttttttttttccagctcAAAGATTAGGATTTCGGCTATAGATGAGCTAATAAGAGTGATTCTTTTAGGATTTTTAACCTAATTATGTAGAAACATTCATTCTGGACCTAAGTATGGAGTGAAAAGTGTAAAATGGAAAAGAGAACCCAGTTAATATTATCAAAAAACAGCTAcgttaaaaaaagaaatagctGAAGTACTTTATAATTGCTTCCAGACATCAATGAGCCCATTCTTACTCTGTAACTCATACctcgctatttttttttttttttgcgaggTGACCACCATAGGAAGGATGAAGTCCTTTCATATACCTTCAACCAACTTCCATGGTCATGGATAAAGAACACTGATTTTGTGATCATGATGATTCCTTTCACTAACACTATAATGAGCTAACATTCTGTTAGCTAATTAAACATCACCGAGTCCACTACATGTAAGGTATGCTAAATCGGTATCAAAAGCCATACCGGTTGGCGACCAAACCTGTTCAGCGTGTTCGGTATTGTTTCGGTACCAAGTCCGTACCGAAAAAACCCAGCTGGAGTCGAACAAGGAGAAGAGAAACAACGAGCGACCgggggagagaggaaaaaaaagaggccgCGGACTCCCATGGAGGACCGCAAGGTGGTGGTGGAGGCTGCAGGGGTACGGCGGAGGCCTTAGGGACGGGGTGGAGGCTGAGGCCGCGGCCGCATCTcctgtttcaaaaaaaattaaaaatttttaagtaaagtcggcaaatactttgccgacttcacttaaaaattctgAAATTAAAAAAGTTAACATTTTTTAAATGTGCCAACTTTATTTAAAATTTCCAAAGTTTTTTTTGCGGCCTCCACGGGCCCTCCGCATGTGTCCACGGTGGctattttttcctttctctcctcgctgtttttttttcttttctgactCCAGTGCGAACCAATTTTTATGGTGAAGCCGTATCGATAAGCAACCAAACTAATTTGATATGAATTAAATCGATCGATACGAGCTGGTTTAGCATACCATGATTACATGACTTCCcattccctccctccccccgcCTCCCTCGGAACAGGCCCGGCCCTTTTAATATAACTAGAGTGCGGTAAGACGGTTCAAATCAAATTAGTTTTAATAATTCTCTTTTAGTCTAATACGTCCATATCGTATGCCTCCCACGTGTCGCACCACAAATATGCAACAGCCTCGGTTGGACGAGGGAGCCACCGACCACTGGCTGTACGATTTTCTGGGACCCCATATAATAATAGCAGTGTACACGCAACGTTTAGTCGATTTGACCAAGTCACCTCCACGTCTCCATCACCACCTCTTACAACGTCCGCCACGTAATCCCGCCTCCATCCAAATTCTAATTATTTATCTCTTTTAAATTCATGAAAACGTTTTCTTTTTTAGGAAcggtttttttattttaataaacagatgacgctcttttttcaaaaaaaaaaaaaaaaattccttctCGCCTCTTAAATCTCTTTTCTCTGCCCGCAACCACACGCACAAACGAAGACCCGGTGTTggtttctctctccttctctctctcttggagGCGGTCTgggtttgttttcttcttgctttctcGGGGTTTcctttcttgatttcttgatccttttgttgaattttctttatttttggttCGTGATCGGTTTGGGAGATTGTTTCTTGCGTTGCAGGTGGCGCAGCCAAGAAGTTAGAATTTGGAATTTGGTTTCCGAATTCCAGTCGAGTGGTATCGAAGGCGGAGAGGATGAGGTGGAGATTCTTGGAGTCTCTCGATTTCTTTCCTGGCTAGTCAGATCAGCTTTCTTCATTTCTTTAGATAGAATCTGCCTTTTTgattcgatctgatcgaggggTTAAAAAAGAGAATTGGAATTGAGTAGGATGGGTTATTTGAATTCTGTTGCTGGAATTCAGGCGGAAGGCTCTCCCGTTAGCGGGGGTGGACTCAGGTCTCCTtcgttcctctctctctccctccctctccctcccccccttCCTACCCCTCTTACACTCTGGTTAAAttcttgtgttttttttttgataaaatgttAAGTTCTTGTTTGATTTAAGGTTCTGATcttctgttgttgttgttgttgttggtggtggtggtggtgttgtGAGCTGAATATCTGATTTCTTGTTCGGATTCTGCGTAGATATGATATGAACCAAAAGAATTATTTGTTCTCCTCCTCCATGCTTTGTTAAATTAGATCTCTTCTATGTAATGCTTCTTTAGTAATTTTCGGTTTGTTTCTGAGTTTTTTTGACTCACTAAGAAGCTAAATAAATTTCTACGAGTTGGTCTCTGAAGCAGCATTTTTACAAGAATATGGAGTGATAGTTAACATATTATCGGGTATATTTACAAGAAAAGGGAAATTTCTTCTTGAATGATAAAATCCTGAAGCCATCTCTATACCAGGaaataaaaaaggaagaagaaaagaaagagaaattctAAAATATAGCATATGTTCTTTTTTAGTGGTACTCATGATTAGTTGAAATGCAAATGATCTAGTTGATTAAATATTCTGAGTGGTCattaaatagattttttttttcttcagtttGATCCTATGTATTATGAGCCAGATTGCTTAGATTGGTAGATTGCATGGTAACATGAAATATAAAACATTCTGTCTGGATCGTTCTGTTTAGTCGGTTAAAGTTTTATAGCATGATGCTAAAAAGAAGTCATTGATGAGGCGCATGTGTGCAAGTTTATTTGTCGAGATATAATTAACTTTATGTTTGTTTTCTTTGTAACAGTATGAATGGGAAGTTTAGCTATGGATATGCAAGCTCTCCGGGGAAAAGGCCATCTATGGAAGATTTCTATGAGACTAGAATCGATGGTGTTGACGGAGAAATTGTCGGCTTGTTTGGAGTGTTTGATGGTACGATTTTGTTTTGTCGCAGAGTAtgatggtatatatatatatatatgcatttttTCTCGTAGATGCAAAGGCGGAGAACAAAACTGAGGGCTTGCCCATGGAAATTATACTGATTTTGCTGGCTTGCTCAGTTATTAAtgcctttgattgttcttgaaAGGTTGGCAATATATTCCATACTTTTTGTTTGGTAACCCATTCTTGGTTGCATGTTTAGGCCATGGTGGTGCTCGAGCAGCAGAGTATGTTAAACAAAATTTGTTCAGCAATTTGATCAGGCACCCGAACTTTATTTCTGATACAAAGTCAGCTATAGGTGTTCTTTCTCCGTTCTCTTTACACATGCCTTTTTGTGATGTTTCCATTTCTTTAACATTTAGTTGCATTGATCATTTGGTTCCATTTCTAATCCTGCAGCTGATGCATACAACCATACAGACTCCGAGTTTCTGAAATCAGAGAATAATCAAAACCGAGATGCAGGGTCAACTGCTTCAACTGCTATCCTTGTTGGTGACCGCCTGCTAGTTGCAAATGTTGGTGATTCCAGGGCCGTAATATGTAAGGGAGGGAATGGTAAGCCCCATACCCAGATCATATCTCGAtactcgattttttttttctttttcaattgaACCTGCCATCTTTGGATGGAAGTTTAATGTTCGatcaattataattatttaaacatAAATCACTGTACCCAGCTTACCATCTTAGACTTCGACAAATTATACTCTGGGAGCATTATGAGACTTCCAGTTTGTTGCACAAACTCTTAATCCACGTAATGACATTAATTATGTCTTGATTGTGATTACAAATACGATTTTCTATCCTGAAATGTGTTTATCTCATGGAGAAGTGAGTTCAATTCATCTTTTTCCtctgatttttaattttattattatttatattcttTGTTAAGTTGTTGGCTACATTTTTGATGCAAATGTGTTACTAAATTGCCAAACATGAACATAGAACAAAATTAAGGAAGAACATTGTTAGATTAAATGTAGTCAATCAGAAGGTTGGATCAATGAAAAATTATTGTTTAAATTTGACCatgatattgcataatcaacACCTTTGCTCTGTGACCCCTGTTCATCTGGGAACTCTCATTCTCCATTTATCCAGCGATGTCTTCAACTAATGCTTCTTATTCTTCCTTGTATTTTTTGTCGTTGGCACTTGCCAAGTAATCTTAACCTATTTATCAGGGCACATATGTATTGCCTGAGAATTTATGGAATATCTTTTGTTAAAAGCTTACAAGTGACAATGATGATGATCATTGGCCATTTAGACATTGAACTTTGATTGTGTTACTCCTCAAAACCTTATTTTGGTTCCTTTTGTTGCGTGCATCGGGGGGAAGGGGGGGCAGGATGGTTCATTCCGTGTACTTCACCAGTACATGACCGGACTGACATGCCCCTGTGGTACGAGATTTCAAAACCTTGTTGGATACAGGCTCTGTCTGCTGAAAAGGCTATTTACTCTTGCCAGAAATTAATGTTTCTCTAAAAATGTCAGCAGTAAATTTTCAATTGGTCTAGGAAATCTGTTTAGATGAACCTGTGCTGATTGGATATGTTGGCTAAATTTGTACGATGCAATAATGCGAACACATTGATTAGGAGACAACATGAAGGATATGTTTAATCATATCTAACATTTAATGTGCAGTGTCTCTCTTTATCCATAGGTTGTAGTTTTCTTTTTGGGACCACTTTTGACATTTTTACAATGTTTCTTTGGAAACATATTGATTTTTACTTATGAATGTGagggtattctttatatgtgcAAATTTGTTACCTTAGGCATATCTGACATTTTTACTATTTGTTCCTTTGGAGCCTTATTGATTTTTACTCATGAATGTGAGTGTACATTAGATGTGCGAATTTGTTACCTTAGGCATCTCTTTGTGGtatggttgaaaatattttggtGCAACTCGCTATTCTCTATGGTTTGCCTCTCTCAAGAAACAGTTTGATGAGTCTCCTTTCACCATTATATATGCAACAGCAACATCTTTAGTTGAGTCAAAATCACATGTAGAAATGTTTCATCCACTTCATCAAAATGGAAATGGCCTAGATATTATTGTCTCTGTTTGAAAGGATATCAGATTTTACTGATCTCCTATTCAATTCCGACACTTATTTTATCagccattagaagtgaaaaTGAACTAATGACCTTTGACATGAACGTGAGATATAAACTGCTCAGAAAAttctttttatccttttttctAGAATTTTGGTGTTTGTGGATTCGCATTGAAAATTCATGTcatattttcaaatatgagaattTGTGTAAAGTGACACCGGGAATATAATCGGCAGACACGAGAAAATTGTTCCTGATGCTTAATAGTTAAGCATTCAGGTTATTTTGGAGGATAGAATTTGCTCATTTCATCAGCAGTTTTATTTGGGGTCGTGTAGTAGCATGTGAAGCATATTTCTCAGTTACCATTATTTAGCAGTGTAAGAAATGAGTTCATGAACTTTCCTAAGGTGTGATTCCCTTCCTAGATACTTTCCATGTTGCTAGTGACTGTTGTGGCAAAACTATGTTTATAGATATTTACCATGCTTAGAGTGAAAAATTTTCAAGCTGATTATGGAAGTTCTAAGATACATCAAGCGTTTTTAGGAGTAGCACCAAATGCTTTCACTTGTCCATGATGTGTCATTAGTAGTTATGCAGAAAGGAGGTTTGGTGCCTTAGCTATCGGGCCTCCTTTTGGATATTTTTTACTAGTTGGATCACTGACCCCCCtgcctctttttttccttttttttttttgccttttctgGGTGTGTTTGCCATTGGTACCCTAGTAGGCTATGTCCAACTTTTTGTTGATGATTTATCACAAACGGAGTTGTCACTCTACCTCATACTGTGTGCCCATTTGGAAGATTGATTAGTATTAAATCTTAATACAAGGAAAAATGCAATTTTGCTGGTTAATATCACCAAGTTACTGTAAATTGGGCCCTTGGATATGTCTTAAAAAGATTTCCTAATTtatctcattttcttttttttgaaatttttgatatgTTTTGAAATTGTTAGTTGTCTTTTGTATTTCTTTGATACAATCCGCCAAGGTCAGGTGCTTGTAATATGCATAAGCACCATTTAATGCCCCAACCATCCACACTTTGCAACCACCTATTGGAGCATTGGTGGAGATAAAAATTTTTACTAGCTGGATCACTCTCCCCCTTGCCTCTTTTTtttccgtttttttttttttgccttttctgGGTATGTTTGCCATTGGTGCCCTAGTAGGCTATGTCCAACTTTTTGTTGATGATTTATCACAAAAGGAGTTGTCACCCTACCTCATACTGTGTGCCCATTTGGAAAATTGATTAGTATTAAATCTTAATACAAGGAAAAATGCAATTTTGCTACTTAACTTTGCCAAGTTACAGTAAATTGGACCCTTGGATGTGTCTTAAAAATATTTCCTAAtttatcttattttctttttttgttttgaaatatttgaTGTGTTTGAAATTGTTGGTTGTGTTTTGTATTTCGTTGATACAATCCGCCAAGGTCAGGTGCTTATAATATGCATAAGCACTATTTAATGCCCCAACCATCCACATTTTGCAACCACCTATTGGAGCATTGGTGGAGATAAAAATTGGAATATTATCGATGTAATCCCTGCTCATATGTGGATGAAGGGGTGTATTTTTAAGGTTTTGTTCAAAAGAACTCTTGAGCATAAGGTTTCAGTACCTGTACCAATACCATGTTGGTACATTGTCAGTATGGGTCGACTTGTGGCACTGACACCGGTATCCCCCCTAGTactgaatatcaatcaataCCAGTACAACATGGAACAGCCGATACAAGGTGGTATGGTCTGGTATAGCAAGCCATGCTTGTGCATAAGAAAGTTTTCATAGGTGTCAATTATATAATATGTTTGTAGAGTTCCAGAATCATGTTGTGTCTGTCTTATGCTTTTCGCATCTCTATGTTCAGTTTTACTGAGTCTAGTGCTGGATATACATTGTTATAAGGGAAAAACATTTGATGTCACTTTGAACAAAAAATTGTCCTGTAACCTAATAAATCAGCCTCTTGAATGGCAGGTGATGATTTAGAACAATGGATATCCCTATCTTTTTTGAGCACAGTAGGAAAGAATGATAAGAGTTGGTCTAGTGGTGCGCAATAATCATTTACTGCATAATTGTTAGAGGTGACCCTTAGAACACCAAATTCTTTAAGGAAATGAAACATCAGAATCCAGTGCATTGACATAAATAGATGCTGGGATTCATGTGCTGATTTTTTCTTGTTTGGTTTCATCAGTCTTATGGCTTGGTGGAAGCCTGGAAGgtctgcatgcatgcatgcacacccACACCCGCACACCCAATGCACACCATACAggcatgtatgcatgcatatttTGAAGAGCACAACGGAGAATGATATTGGTTTGACAAAGGTTTTTGGGCAGAGAAATTAGGGAAGTGGTGATGGAGGAGAGAGGacaatatattatgaaaaaatgGCCCTCAGACAATAGAAAATTTTCAAATCAAAGggtgaattctttttttttaaggtttTTTTGTCATTTAATTGCAAAGCTATCCCTATTTAGTTTGGAGATAATGTTTTCTCAATCCTAGGTCACGGGGAGAAAAAAACTACTATATGGTTATGAAATTTAGGCTTTTGTAACCAAAGAACAGCTTCTTCTTCTAGAGATAGATAATTAGGCAGTTGTATTCATCTCTGAGGTCCATGACTATCTTCTCAAATTGCACATAGTTTGGTTTTGCTTTACAATTCCTTCTTACTTTGGAGGTATTTCCTTAAACCCTATTGTCACATGAAGGAATAATCGTCTCATTGGTTGTGAAATATAAGCCTTCAGAACCAAGGAAATAGATTCATCTAGAGTTTAATGATCATGCAATTGCATTCGTCTCCAAGGCTAGAGAACTAGACTGAAAGACAATCTTGAAGTGTAGATATTTGGTTGGCTTTACAAATGCTCAAACATCATAGTTAGGGTAGACATATGATTTTGCTATTGGCAAGCACATTGTTGTTAGTACATGCTTGTGGGAGCTTCTTCTAGCCTGTTTGGGTCTGTTACTGGCCTTCATTTTGACATGGTTCTCCTCTGATGCATGCAGCTATAGCTGTTTCAAGGGATCACAAGCCTGACCAAACAGATGAGAGACAACGGATTGAGGATGCAGGAGGGTTTGTAATGTGGGCTGGTACTTTCTTATCTTCTTCAGTAGGCATTTATCTCATAATTAGAGCTTTTCTATTATTCAATCCTGATCATTGAGCGCTTGCTCGGATTGTATCAGACCTTGCCACTTGGGCAAGGGCTAGGGGTTTGTTTCCGGTTGGAGTCAGCCATCAAAATGTGGGGTGGGTGCAGGGTAGAAAGGTAGGGATTAGCCCTCCTAATCTCAAAAAAGACAAGGTATAATTCAATTTTGACAAGCACGCAACTTCAGGGACATGGCGTGTTGGTGGCGTACTTGCTGTTTCTCGTGCATTTGGTGATAGGCTCTTGAAGCAATATGTTGTTGCAGACCCTGAAATTCAGGTACTGGTCTAGAAATCTGTAATATTTGACCAATTTATGTATTTCCAGTATTTTTAACACAATCCTGGCTATACCTAAGGATTATTGAAATTTAAAGTTTCTTTAAATGCCTATAGTCTTTTGTAAATACCTGATAAGTGTGAATCATAGGAGCAAGTGGTAGATGGCTCTCTTGAATTTCTCATCCTTGCAAGTGATGGACTCTGGGATGTCGTTTCAAATGAGGTGCATTGagaaaaaatctaatttattttgcatttgTGGAACATTGATTTCTGTAAACTGAACATCTGAGCAAtt
This is a stretch of genomic DNA from Phoenix dactylifera cultivar Barhee BC4 chromosome 9, palm_55x_up_171113_PBpolish2nd_filt_p, whole genome shotgun sequence. It encodes these proteins:
- the LOC103715628 gene encoding probable protein phosphatase 2C 59; protein product: MGYLNSVAGIQAEGSPVSGGGLSMNGKFSYGYASSPGKRPSMEDFYETRIDGVDGEIVGLFGVFDGHGGARAAEYVKQNLFSNLIRHPNFISDTKSAIADAYNHTDSEFLKSENNQNRDAGSTASTAILVGDRLLVANVGDSRAVICKGGNAIAVSRDHKPDQTDERQRIEDAGGFVMWAGTWRVGGVLAVSRAFGDRLLKQYVVADPEIQEQVVDGSLEFLILASDGLWDVVSNEEAVAMIKPVEDPEQAAKKLLEEAYQRGSADNITCVVVCFLGGQDKNVQIQQG